Proteins from one Mus pahari chromosome 10, PAHARI_EIJ_v1.1, whole genome shotgun sequence genomic window:
- the LOC110327866 gene encoding olfactory receptor 8B3-like — protein MALVNGSVVTEFILLGLTDQPDLKAPLFLVFLLMYMITALGNLALIILIVLNSHLHTPMYFFLCNLSFVDFCYSSVIIPKMLMNFILKKNFISYVSCMTQFYLFGFCVISECYILTSMAYDRYVAICNPLLYNVVMSPKMCSYLMLGSYLMGFSGAMIHTGCLLRLSFCDGNIINHYFCDLLPLLQLSCTSTYVNEIVLLIVTGKDIIVPTVIIFISYGFILSSILQMNSTKGMSKAFSTCSSHIIAVSLFFGSSAFMYLKPNSTGTMNNGKISSIIYTILIPMMNPLIYSLRNKDVNVALRKTLRKKIL, from the coding sequence ATGGCTTTGGTAAATGGCTCTGTGGTAACTGAATTCATTCTCTTGGGATTAACAGACCAGCCTGACCTTAAAGCTCCTCTGTTCCTGGTCTTTCTATTAATGTACATGATAACTGCATTGGGAAATTTGGCTTTAATTATTCTCATTGTGCTGAATTCTCACCTTCATACCCctatgtattttttcctttgtaacttATCCTTTGTAGACTTTTGTTACTCCTCTGTAATTATACCAAAAATGCTGATGAACTTTAttctaaagaaaaattttatcTCCTATGTGAGTTGTATGACTCAGTTCTATTTATTTGGTTTCTGTGTCATTTCGGAGTGTTATATTCTCACATCAATGGCTTATGATCGTTATGTGGCTATCTGCAATCCACTTTTGTATAATGTTGTCATGTCTCCAAAGATGTGTTCCTATCTCATGCTTGGTTCATATTTGATGGGGTTTTCTGGAGCCATGATTCACACTGGATGTCTCCTGAGACTGTCGTTCTGTGATGGAAACATTATCAACCACTATTTCTGTGATCTCCTTCCTTTGCTGCAGCTCTCCTGCACCAGCACCTATGTCAATGAGATAGTGCTATTAATTGTAACAGGGAAGGATATCATTGTGCCCACTGTGATCATCTTTATCTCATATGGCTTCATCCTTTCCAGCATACTTCAAATGAATTCCACTAAGGGCATGTCAAAGGCCTTCAGCACCTGTAGTTCCCACATAATTGCTGTCTCTCTGTTCTTTGGGTCTAGTGCATTTATGTATCTCAAACCCAACTCAACTGGAACGATGAACAATGGAAAGATATCTTCAATAATTTATACTATCTTAATTCCTATGATGAATCCATTAATTTATAGCTTGAGAAACAAAGATGTTAACGTTGCCTTGAGAAaaactttgagaaagaaaatcttGTAA